The sequence tgaaataaaatatcatttgatgaataaaacaaaggaTATCAAGTTGGGTTgctttatgtatgtttatgttcaAAGAAATAATATTGAAATTAACATACCTGTCAGTGATATTTCTGAAGTCAAAACTCTCAGATAGGATATTATCATCTCACCCACTTTAGCTACGCGTGATATGTCCCATATTGCTTTACAAATTTAAGGAGGTATTTTGCATATAACTGAAATGCAGTTATAGATCCAATAATTTCCTCCTGTTCTAGCATTATGCATCAACGGTGTCCAGTGTTTGAATTTCAACCATGAACCATGGTAACACCTTACCTTATCTTACTATCTGAATCTATCTTGTCATGCTATaggtttgttttaatttcacttaaGCCTGAAAAAAGCTGTTGAATTTCTCACGAAATTAAATATAGGAAAATCCTCCAATGGGATAGTGGCTTACAATGTGCTTGTCTAATTGGTATCGCCCACTATGCTTTGCAAGAGGATAGTATAAACACATGCAGATGTAGGCCAGATATAATTAGGCATATTAGAATTTTTAGGAAACAAGGTTGTAATACGTAAGAAAAATTAGTGGAGACATAGCTTAAGATGTAAAAGGCACAAACTGACCCGTAGTGTGGCCATTTATTGTGCAATTCTATGGCTTTGTATCTTACTTCCTTGCGTTCATATTAAATGgtagatttaaatgttttaaggAGCAAGACCTCAAGCTATCCAAGGTTATTTGAGGCTATATTCCCTATGATTCTTTGCCACGTGGGACAGGTGGATAGCGTTAATTGACAAGAGCAACTATTTCAGTCAAACCCACCTGGTGTAGCCTAAGGATCTTTCACTATGTACACAAAACACCCCAGAAAGGATATGATTAAATAACGGTAGGACAATCACATCTGAAAATAATCTTGGACTGAAATCAAgtgcacagaggagaaaagacTTTATTTTCAGAGGCATTTTTGTGGTAGGGAGCAGACTGTTGGCAGGAATACAAAAAGATTccatgtggggggaaaaaaaaaactagctgCTTAACgcagctgaaataaatgaaacaaaagtttaatgcactttgaaaatgctgttttttgatccctgtttttaTCCTCTGTTCTAACTTGCACTGTAGCAGAGGCTTTTAAAGCACTGGCCAACCTGACATTCAGACTGAAATTCAGTGATCAAGACTGTAGTAAGCATATACTTTTGTTAGCCTGTGCCACAGAGAGCAGAACATGCTACCGTAAACACTGCTCTCGACAGAAAGAGGTAGCTGATAACAGACATGGAATGGTTTAGTCGACTTCCTCGATGGTTGGTCCAGAGGATCCACCGCCGGGTGCAGCACCAGCCCCTGGGAAGCCACCAGGCATGCCTTCCGGCATTCCTCCTGGCATGCCCCCGGCACTCTGGTAGAGCTTGGTGATGATGGGGTTGCACActttctccagctccttctgctGGTGCTCATACTCATCCTTTTCAGCAGTctggaaaaaggggaaaaaaaaaggtgaatggAAATAGTAGCATAACTGAGGCAGGTGTTAAACAATGGTGTTAAACAAGACTTAAAACTTAAAGACTTCCACTTACCTGGTTCTTGTCCAGCCAGCTGATGACTTCATTGCATTTGTCCAGGATCTTCTGTTTGTCTTCATCGCTGATCTTGCCCTTCAGTTTCTCATCCTCAACGGTGGATTTCATGTTGAAGGCGTAAGACTCAAGTCCATTTTTGGCAGAAACTTTGTCACGCTGCACGTCATCCTCGGCCTTGTACTTCTCGGCCTCCTGGACCATGCGCTCGATGTCCTCCTTGCTGAGACGACCTGTTTGGTGGTCACAAAGGAGAAAATTGGATCATTTCGTATGCTATGCACATAGGAAACCAAAGAATATTCAACCTAAATTGTATAACAGACAATATAGAACCTCACCTTTGTCATTGGTGATGGTGATCTTGTTTTCCTTGCCCGTGCTCTTGTCAACTGCAGAGACATTCATGATGCCGTTGGCATCAATGTCAAAGGTGACTTCGATCTGAGGAACGCCACGGGGAGCAGGGGGGATGCCAGTCAGCTCAAACTTGCCCAGCAAGTTGTTGTCCTTAGTCATGGCTCTCTCACCTTCATAGACCTGCAAAGaatttcaatataaaaaagGTTTATAACACTGCTGTAATGACATGTCATGAACACACAACTGACGCTTGACATGACATCAAAAGGACTGTTCATTGTAAATGCTCGCTCAGACATCCAAGGAAGGTGCTTGGGCCATCTCTGGTCTTTCAACCTCTGGTGGAAACTACGAATGGCTTAGGAATCAACTTCATCATAGCGAACAAAGAAATCTTGAAATCCCAAAGCCGCCTCCTCACCTGAATGAGTACACCGGGCTGGTTATCGGAGTAGGTGGTGAAGGTCTGGGTCTGCTTGGTTGGAATGGTAGTGTTGCGTTTGATCAGGACAGTCATGACACCACCAGCGGTCTCAATTCCCAGGGACAGAGGTGTCACGTCCAGCAGGAGCAGGTCCTGAACATTCTCAGACTTGTCTCCAGACAGGATGGCAGCCTGGACAGCTGTAGATATGGAGAAGGCCATTATTCACATTGAAATCTTAGTTCAGTTTGATAAACCCTCCATGTACTCGCTCAGACATCCAAGGAAGGTACTTGGGCCATCTCTGGTCTTTCAACCTCTGGTGGAAACTACGAATGGCTTAGGAGTCAACTTCATCATAGCAAGAGTATATGGAAATTTATTGAACGTATGTTGAGAATAAAAATTACCTGCTCCATAGGCTACAGCCTCATCAGGGTTGATGCTCTTGTTGAGCTCTTTGCCATTGAAGAAgtcctgcagcagcttctgGATCTTGGGGATACGAGTAGAGCCGCCCACCAGGACGATGTCATGGATCTGGGCCTTGTCCATCTTGGCATCGCGGAGGGACTTCTCCACAGGGTCCAGGGTGCCACGGAACAGGTCAGCGTTCAGCTCCTCAAAACGAGCCCTGGTGATGGAGGTGTAGAAATCGATGCCCTCGTACAGGGAGTCGATTTCGATACTAGCCTGAGTGCTGGAGGACAGGGTGCGCTTGGCTCTTTCACAGGCGGTGCGGAGACGGCGAACAGCTCTCTTGTTGTCGCTGATGTCCTTCTTGTACTTGCGCTTGAACTCTGCAATGAAGTGGTTGACCATGCGGTTGTCAAAGTCTTCCCCACCCAGATGGGTGTCACCAGCAGTGGacttcacctcaaagattccATCCTCAATGGTCAGGATGGAGACGTCGAAAGTGCCACCACCAAGATCGAAGATGAGGACGTTTCTTTCAGAACCAACCTGGGAAAATTTAAGGGATTTAAATTTCTTTGCGAAAAACAATAATGTGGCCAAttgaaatattgtaaatattcgCTCAGACATCCAAGGAAGGTACTTGGGCCATCTCTGGTCTTTCAACCTCTGGTGGAAACTACGAATGGCTTAGGAATCAACTTCATCACAGCGAACATTTATGGACTTCTTAAATGTCTAGAGATGGAATTATGTACTCACATTTAgcacaaatgtattttgtcatttaacaccAAACATATGAACTGATATGGTCTTAAACTGAAAAATCTGATAGTGACATGCCCATTTAAAACACCAAATAGACTGTCAATCAGACAAATGCAATGCAGTTACCTTCTTGTCCAAACCGTACGCAATAGCAGCAGCAGTTGGTTCATTGATGATCCGCAGAACATTCAGGCCAGAAATTGTTCCAGCATCTTTCGTAGCCTGACGCTGAGAATCGTTGAAGTAGGCAGGCACGGTAATAACTGCATTGGTAACAGTCTGCAGACAAAATCAGAACCGCTGCTTAATATACACATCACTGTAATGGTAAATATgaacaattttgttttgatcCCAGCTTGAATTAATTACTAtaccaaaaaaaacccacacacttACTTTTCCCAGGTAGGCTTCAGcaatttccttcattttggtCAGCACCATTGATGAAACTTCCTCTGGGTAGAACGATTTGGTCTCACCCTTGTATTCTACTTGGACTTTAGGACGGCTGGAATCATTGATGACTGTGAATGGCCAGTGCTTCATGTCTGATTGAACAACTCCATCATCGAACCTGCGACCAATCAGTCTCTTGGCATCTGAAAGACAAAAGCCATTAGCAACAAACCGCACAGACAACTGGCCTAACAAATGTGGCTAATTAGAGCCCCCGTTACAGAGCAGAGTATGTGGATTTAAGTATTAGTTGCATCAGACCATATACCTACCAAACACTGTGTTGGTGGGGTTCATTGCAACCTGATTCTTTGCTGCATCCCCAATCAGGCGCTCTGAGTCAGTGAATGCAACATAGCTGGGTGTGGTCCTGTTGCCCTGGTCATTGGCAATGATCTCAACTTTGCCATGTTGGAAAACACCTACGCAGGAGTAGGTTGTCCCCAGATCAATACCAACAGCTGGTCCCTTGGACATGGTGGATacctaaaaagaaaaatgagccGCAATGCAATAAAGCCGCACACTTATATGTCAAGTGGATGGGGCTATGCataaaaatcagaaatggtTTGACTGAAGATCTAGCCAACACACTATATATAGCCAGTACTGCACATTACAATACCATGCAACAAGCGCAACGTGGATTTTCTCTACCATGAAACGACTTTAGGGTAACTAAGAGAAATAACTGCGCCTGATACAGGTATACAAACATCATGAACTGTGTAACTGAGGAACTGTGAAACTTTGCCGCATTTCGAAGGATGTGGATGAACGAATAAAGGTGAAGCGGATCTTCACACTGAATTGAGCGAAACAGGCGTTGCTACGAAGCTTACGCAAACCAATCACGACTTAGATACGTCCCCTCTGAGTTTCGGTACCCTGTTCGGCTATGACTTAACAGCTGAGTCAAAGCAAATCTTTTCTAGGTTTCTATTTAATAGCGGGACAATTTAGTAAGTAGGATGCTTCGGTTAGCCACTGATCGATGACCTTTGCTTTTATGTCCGATATTTTGTCCGTCAAATAACTGCGTTTCCCCACACACGTGACACTCACTCGCCCAAGGCGCGAAAGTACCCCGAGGGCGTGCAATAAGAACATTCCACCGCCACACGTCAGATGCCTCAATCCGAAAGACAAACGGCATTGCGTAACGTCACGTTTCTGTGATATTCTCAACGATCTAACGAAAGCAAACGATCAGCTACCACTTTGGACAAACGTTCCGTATAGTACCGTGACATTTAACGGGTTAAAAGCCGTTGAAACCATCGACATGTTAACTTAAATAGTCACGCTTTGCGCCAACTACATCAATGTCCCCtaaacatatataaacatatacttTAACTACCTTGTGCTCGCCATTTTGCACGAACACTTGCCAAATTAGCCATTTTACCTACTAAGAGAAATGTAATCAGTGAGGTGTAGTAAATTGGCAAACGGTATTCATGACAGCGTCGCACGTATACGATTTCTAAGACGCTCGAGTTCGCTCTTTGAATTAGCCGTTTAAATAACTGAAAGCGAGCGTCAAAACGTTACCGTTCGCTTTCGACGGACAAGTAACGTTAGCTGGCGGACACCGGCTTCCTCGCCGTAAATGGTCTGAAGTGCATTTTGGTTTTTTATAGATAGCTATTGACTTCGTTTAAAACTCGCATTAATGTGTGAGCTACAATCAAAAGCACCCGAAAAATAATCTGGCGCGGTACGCATGTACGGTTGACTGTGCTTAACTACTCACCAAAAACAGATGTAGACGAGGAAACTGATCTCGATGGTCCCTGGAGTTGAACAATGGAGGACGCTTCCTCTACCTTGCCTTATAATAGAGAAAGGACCGTGGAATATTCTGGAACGTATATATTGCCGGTTAACCGACCAATCGTGAGCCTAGGGGTTTCACCGGCAGCCCTAAACGCACCAATCGGACGCATAGCCGCCGTTTGCATTCGTCACTGTCACATCGTGAGCCTTCCGCAGTTCCTCTCCCTTTGTTAATCTTGCAGATTATAGCCCGAACATTACTGTATTCATTTGGATGGTTCCATTTTGTTGTTACTTTGACGTGAAAATGAGATGAACTATAAAACGAATTAAATAGAAATAGTCAACCGAATATCTAAGCGGATGTCCTGTACATTAGTAATGTTAATATAAAGGCCCGCGTTGCAATTTCCCGTTGTGTTATTAGGTAAACTGTAACGAGTTATAAATTGGTTTAgatattcacacattcacatccGCACTACTCAGATAAATACGTAGAGTTTAAGTtaaatagctagctaagtgTGTCGTGGCAATATTTCAATAATAGGGTGGTTAAATTTAAAGACATTAAAGCCtaaatattttcactttcaatCTGTAAAAGTGAAGACTAGAATCTCACAAATTTGCGTCAAGGGCTTGGCACTGCAAATTTTAATGGGATATTTTATGCAGCCTAATATTTTCCAGGTTGAATACAACATGTTTTCACGTTAACCTAGCTTGCTAACTTCCAGGTTTATAAGGCATAAGGCAGTATGTTATCACCCACTGTTATCGACTTccacctagctagctagttcgAGATCTACAATTAGCAGAGTCACCATGCGAATTTCTTCATCGTATTTCAACAGCATTGCGGTGAGCACACCGACAAACAGATGGCGGAAACAGCAGGGTAACGATAACGATGGTTGTTAATGTAAGCAGCTCCGAGTCCTAATTCCTTGATTTAGATTGAGGTGCCTCCTGCTCTACACTGTTCCAATAACCTGCTCTACAGCGCAGACTGACGTAGATTACACCATTTTACTTCCCAGATAGCATTGGCACGATCTTTATGACCACCTCCAGGCCACTAGCTCAAAAAGCTACAAAATGTCCTTAGCCGTGCTGTTTTGCCTATTGTTACACACGCCGTCTCTTTGTCAGTCGCAgaacagagctgcagagcctAGAGAGAACTGAGGACGTCATCTACTTCAGTACCAGAATTTGGTGCTAAAGATTGGCATTATCGTTTTATTGTTCCACGATCACATTGTTCCAGTGTGATTTAAACCTCGTGGTATGACGTTTTGTTCAACTTCCGGGCGGATGGATAGGATCATGGTGCTACGTTGAGGCGGCagtgatgttttgtgtgtgtgtattactcTCTAGTGcaagagtaaaaagaagtaattcacatgattttctttttgctttctttgaAAAATTCCTAATTTTACCACAATAAGGAGGACGTTAACTTCAACAAGCAGTAGCTGAGAGGCTAATGTGAAGATAATTAGACAAATCATGACTAAGAGAGAGTTCAGTACCTCTGAACAAATGGCCAAATCGTGTTTATTGTCCGATGTTACAACAGGCAAACGAGTTTATATCACTTTTCCTCGACTCCATTCTGTACGTAAATGAGCTCAGGGTCGGTAACCTTGTTTGTTGGCGACTCCAGGCTGACTGTGGTATCAATCGCTGTTTAATTTATGGCTTCCTTGTTGCCTCATATGTCAAAATGCCTGAAGGAGTAGAACTGCATGGGTGGTGTAACACTTCTGACGGGAATCGTGCATCGTGGTCTTGATGTCTGCACGTTAATCAAACAGGGAGAATTGTGCCCCGTCCATAAACCAAGATGTTGtgtactgctactgctgctgcagcctaTTGCAGAAATGGTCACATTGAAACACTTTTGGCAAATCGCTAGCAAGCCCTGTGGAAAAACCTGCTCTTCGGAAGCGACAAGGTGAGGTGACACAACGGTCTTGGAGGCAAAAAAAACCTTGGGACActcattattttcagtgtttaaattcCTCATACAAATGAGGTTTATGGTAAGGTTTTTCAGCTCAAATTTCCAACTGATAACTTCATGTAAACCTACCAAAGCCAACATTTAGCCTTTAAAAATAGGCAGACACTTACCCAAATCGTCAACTTGCATCACActattaataaacagaaaacattttgaaattttaaaattttggacacttgaaaaataaataacattgtcTTGCATGGTGACCAAAAATATCACAAAGAGCTGCTTAAATGAAACTAATACAAATTTATTACAACAATTACATTGGTaacagtataaaaaataaattaattgttCACACAAATAccatgacaaaatgaaacaatctTCTTATAAGACTCATTACTCTGTCACTTTATGGAGGGGTTACAAGAGTCTATTGCTTCTGTTCTGAAGGAACTGACCAGCAGTACAATCTTCATTATCTGATGTAAATTTTTGCCCCATGCATTGATCGTTTTGCAATCAGTGTTGCAAAACAAGATGTGACAGATGATAGCAGCTTGATTGATGTCCAGTGCAAATCTGCTGATCATAATCATAGTTCATGTCCAAATGTGCAGCAGATTCACAGGTTACATCCTTGTAGACATGTCCAATGGCATCTCCTATAGTTCTGTTTCCCTTATCCGTGGACTTGTTACCACTTCACGTGGGTTGGGGTGGTCACCCTGAATTTGGGGTGTCTCTTCACCTTTTGCATTTGCTGCTGACTCATTTTTTGGAGGTTCCTCAACTATGTATTTCGTGAAGTTTGTGTTACGAAATCCtacaaagaaatgcaaagaaaaaagttgCAGATTGTTTCCCCAAGCTATCAGTTTGTTTTATAGGCATACAAGGGAAATAACTGTCCTTAGCTGTCAAATGCAGCCAATTACCTGGGTTAATGACACTAATCTGGCATCTCCTTTCTTGGGACTGCCTTTCTTCATTGcttgattttgatttattgcTCTCCAGAGATTGTTCTGAatcttcattttctgtaatgagAGAGATGAAGATTTCCAGAAtagtaataatgaaaaaacaagagaagagaaacactgcaacagaaacacactgctgtATATGAACAGAAGGACACATGTACCCAAAATAATGGAGTATTTCCCAATTGCATCCATTTTTGAATGTATCGTTTTTTTGGTGGTTGAACTTACATGACTTTTGCGGGTATTGCAGTGCCAACTTTAGACAGCTGAGAAGCATATGTAGATTGTAAAACGTAagctcaataaaaaaaatgcccagGCCTATTAAGACATAGCGGCATCagcttcatttgttttcactcaCCTTTCTTCCAGAGGGCATGAGCTCGCCTCAGCTTGATTGCAAAGAAAATGACCACCACCAGTAGGCCGAGGATGAGGCACGTCACCAACAGGATGAGTGTCGAGGAGCTTTGCCTCTTGTTGCTCCTTTTGTCCCACTCATTCTGGTTCTCTAAGAATGACAATGTCAACATCACAGTTACCCAACTGATCTCCACTCCTCTCAATTCAAACAAAGGCCCATGGGCACATTTGAACACCCTACAATGTGTTTATTGAGAGTGGATATTGATGAACATTTGTGCAATTCtgttatttataaaatgtcCAACTTTAACACAAATCTTTTAATATGAATTTATACTTAACAAAGGATTTATCTGTGTCAAGGAGTGGAaaacactgtacatactgtaagatATAGCATCACTTATACTGTAGTACTTACTTTTACCTGCACTTATCTGTAAATAATActattcttttgcacttctggttagatgctaactgcatttcattggctttgtacctgtactctgcacaatgacaattaagttgaatctaatctaatgtaAAATACACCTCTTCAGCCTCTACCTGGACTGatacccttgccatttgaccttgtaaatctaagacTCTTGGCTTGTACTTATAGCACTATCTCTGACCTTGTATatgtagcacgtttttgcttAGGTAGTATAGcggcactttattgtcccagtgactgtatttgatatatgtaaccttagatcagattagttctgtctcgctacactgaccttgtgctcagcttcagcaatATCTGCATTGTAtcacctgtacacatcttgcccttgtgcttGTTTGactactatatgcacttttgtacgttgctttggataaaagcgtctgctaaatgaataaatgtaaatgtaagtactGCATCAGAGATTGAGTCAATCCTTACCTTCAGTACTTGAGTTGGTGCTGgtgtttgttaatgttaattcaGTGGTCACAGCTACTGATGGAGAGGCTTCATCTGCAAAAATATTGAGACATTCAAGTAAATTTCCTACTCAGGGAAGTGAATTGTAGttgtgtatttcattattacagAAGTTGTAGGTGTACATTTTCACCACCAGATGGCAGGAAAACtcatgaatttaatttaaaataacctgatattgcacatttttttcaaatagggtaaaacaaaagaaatatttttaaagcctTATTTTACCgatttttatttgcaatatGGACAGGTAATAGACATAAACACCTCTGAATTGTACGTATACTTTTGATATCATACATCATTCTATGCAGCACTTCCAAAATAGCCTTCCTGGATTTATGTTCCAAAAAACATCTGACATGCAACTGACTTCTTCAGCTACAACTGGGCAGAAGTGTGTACATTAGGTATAACTGACCCAACACAAATGTCTGAGCGGTGAACTGTGGTGAACAAATAGCAGCATTGAAGACACTGAGGCAGTCTTTACCTCTATCACTGGAGCTGGTGCTGATGCTTGTTAATGCTGATTCAGTGGTCCCTGCTAGTGAGGGAGAGGTCACCTCTGCAAAGATATTAATATATTCAGATACAGTTCTCAATCAGAACACTAGCTATGACCATTTCCTCCTCACAGAATATTGTGGAGTTGAATCTACACCTTCTCCACTAGGTGGTGAGACAACCTATGAATTGAAATGTACCCAGTACTATCTGGTGATGCACATGTTTCAGATACGCAGACAATACATTTGCGGTATTACCtaacacattttatgttaaatataatcaaaataaatgttttttgattATTGTGTTGTTCTTGGAAAAATGTCCTCCATTGCCTAATATTCCTACAACATTTTAGAATTCTTTATCTCTTTAGGAAAAACCTGACATTTTTTATATACTTGTGcgtaaataaaaaatgaatgaaaggcagcatataaaatatttttcatagcaCATATTTGCAGTCGTTTTTGAAACAGATGTTTAACAAATGCAGTCTGTATGAATGGAACGCTTCTACTCACCGTCATTGCTGGAGTTGGGGTCTGTGGTTAACGCTGTTGTACTACCTGTGCTGGGCCAGTATCCTGCTGTTGCAGCTGAGACTGCTTCTTCTGCAACTACAAGAAACATGAGACTTAGTGTTACACATCAAGAGGCACATGGAGGATTTTTAAGTACAGTTCATTATATAACATAGTGTGATGTTTTCAAAAAACTGATATATAGAAATACAAGTATATTATGGTGTATGTAATGTACCAAGATCCTCAGACTGAGAATACTGCTACACAGAGGAAAAAGTACAGCACTGATCACAGTAACATGGTTGACTGCAAGTACTAGCATGAAGCTTAttagcatgtaatgtaatgttcactGTAATGTCTTGTCTTTGTACAAAATAGTTAAGTATGCACTTCAGCTTTAAATCATATGACCAATGTCAAAAGTCCATCACCAGAATGTCACTGTAAAGAATTCTAGATCTGAGGGGAAAATACCAAAGGGCACGTAATGGATTGTGCTTTCCCCAGCACTCAGGCCACAAAACCACATgcctctcacttcctgttcctgaaAGTGACCATCTGAGGGAGAAGCGCACTCTTTGCATTCATAACAGATGTTGAGATTGTCACTGtgtagcaaagggtgagagcagtcaccccgcccggccttgaacccaggtctacagggtaccaaacatgcaaatTTGACCGCAATGctaaagagccaggctcgttggtatggcactcagagcacatactcaaccgtagtgacggcactccgtcacacacTGTGATTGTGCTTTAAACAATGAATAGAGATGGGCCATTAGATGTCCTGTAGAAGTCTCCCAAATTTATGTGGGTCCATTCAAGCTAAACTCAGACATAAATATGGATTTTGATACTTTGATAAATGCTACTGAGGTTTAATGAAGGTTTAGAAACCATAGGTTAGATTAGTCCACATGGGATGCGTTTTGAATTAGGTGGATTTGGTGGAACTACGAGTATGACTAATaacccacaaaacaaaaacaaatatattagtgaaatgtaaaacacacacttacTATCTTTTCTAATGGATATGAAGTTCATCAGGTGTGACTTGTACAAGGCTTGGTGGCgaacaacacatttcacagtcaCACGCCTCCTGTGAGACTGGACTAGCAGAACGTCCACCGAGGAGCATTCAGTGTGCCTGTCCTCACAGTGGTGCTGGGGAGGAGCTAAATCAAGGAAAAGTACACACACCAGTCATTCTCACACCTGTAATGCTAcaactgctactgctactgaaTTATAATCATGGTCACAATTAGTGTCTTAATGCTGCCCCTTCCTGACCTTTAGTGGGGAAAAACAGACTTTCAGTTCTGTTACTTTAGATGGGAACTGGCAAGAGGTGTAGGGGATTCACTCAGGGTGTTTATTGTTCTTTTGCCTCATTTCTCTATTTTGGTACATTGTCACATTTCCAGCTATCTTCTTCTTCTCAGAtcttatacatttattttgtaaaggGAAGTTTAGCCACTATTAtctaaaaaagaacaattatAGAAATAGAGACTCTTAtattgtattaatttaaaaattattaccAACATGCAATATGTTTGATCtttgtccattttgttttcattccttgTCATCACACATCAACAAATAAAGCTGTTCCAGTGACAAAATTGCACATGTTTTAAAGTAAGTGTAATCCATGTAA comes from Megalops cyprinoides isolate fMegCyp1 chromosome 3, fMegCyp1.pri, whole genome shotgun sequence and encodes:
- the LOC118774088 gene encoding cytotoxic and regulatory T-cell molecule, whose product is MTLRLQICLLLLVASGLAELLATENLTVIEGQTLILRCSNVNDDSDHLEWKNPHGFVIFFNTHKALKDKRYRIVTFSRSEYTISLSDVSFKDGGLYTCLQYTGVVTAKRFKVTVLGFPKLEVTEHDGKTAIKCSAHSNYPPPKISWLFESGLEIDAPPQHHCEDRHTECSSVDVLLVQSHRRRVTVKCVVRHQALYKSHLMNFISIRKDIAEEAVSAATAGYWPSTGSTTALTTDPNSSNDEVTSPSLAGTTESALTSISTSSSDRDEASPSVAVTTELTLTNTSTNSSTEENQNEWDKRSNKRQSSSTLILLVTCLILGLLVVVIFFAIKLRRAHALWKKENEDSEQSLESNKSKSSNEERQSQERRCQISVINPGFRNTNFTKYIVEEPPKNESAANAKGEETPQIQGDHPNPREVVTSPRIRETEL